The following proteins are encoded in a genomic region of uncultured Ilyobacter sp.:
- a CDS encoding acyl-CoA dehydratase activase, whose product MKVVGIDLGSREVKIAVMEDMKLLKKLKVSTVSFYRDYCTYDGKIQVDLEKLGIDKVDRAVSTGYGRNNTDLETFTPINEIKAHVYGASFQSGLKDFILLDIGGQDVKVVRVEKGISTDLDLNDKCAASCGRYLENMCAVLETPLEELSRHHENPVELNSTCAVFSESELIGCIAEGVSLERLCAGVNHSMYRRLKPMLTKFRGRNLVVTGGVAQNEAIKNYLKNDYDKITEVDDPQFNGAIGCCYFAHNHMKK is encoded by the coding sequence TAGCCGTCATGGAAGATATGAAACTCTTGAAAAAGCTCAAAGTGAGCACAGTTTCATTTTATCGGGACTACTGCACTTACGACGGAAAAATCCAGGTAGACCTTGAAAAACTGGGAATAGACAAAGTGGACAGGGCGGTATCAACTGGGTACGGCCGTAACAACACAGACCTGGAAACGTTCACCCCTATAAACGAAATAAAAGCACATGTCTACGGAGCATCCTTCCAGAGCGGTCTAAAGGACTTTATCCTTCTAGATATAGGAGGACAGGACGTCAAGGTAGTCAGGGTGGAAAAGGGGATATCCACTGACCTTGACCTAAACGACAAATGTGCCGCTTCATGCGGAAGATATCTGGAAAATATGTGTGCCGTACTGGAAACTCCCTTAGAGGAGTTATCAAGACACCATGAAAATCCTGTGGAATTAAACTCAACCTGCGCAGTTTTTTCCGAGTCTGAACTCATAGGCTGTATCGCCGAAGGAGTATCCCTAGAAAGACTCTGTGCCGGTGTAAATCACTCTATGTACAGGAGACTAAAACCCATGCTCACAAAGTTTCGTGGTAGAAACCTTGTGGTCACAGGTGGGGTGGCTCAGAATGAAGCCATTAAAAATTATCTGAAAAATGACTATGATAAAATAACAGAGGTAGATGACCCTCAGTTCAACGGAGCCATAGGGTGCTGCTATTTTGCACACAACCATATGAAAAAATAA
- the queD gene encoding 6-carboxytetrahydropterin synthase QueD → MYILTAEHHFDSAHFLQGYDGKCANIHGHRWRVMAEVEGEKLFLKGQLRDMVVDFGDLKRDIKKMVDYYDHSLIIETGSMRKETLTFLKEDGFNIIEVDFRPTAERFAKKFYEELESTGYRVKRIYVYETPTNCAIYERQGV, encoded by the coding sequence ATGTATATATTGACAGCAGAGCACCATTTTGACAGTGCTCATTTTCTACAAGGGTACGACGGAAAATGTGCCAATATTCACGGTCACAGATGGAGAGTTATGGCGGAAGTAGAGGGAGAAAAACTTTTTCTTAAAGGACAGCTGAGAGACATGGTAGTGGATTTTGGTGACCTAAAAAGAGATATAAAAAAGATGGTGGATTATTATGACCACTCTCTCATTATAGAGACAGGTTCCATGAGAAAAGAAACTCTTACATTCTTAAAGGAAGACGGTTTCAATATTATAGAGGTAGATTTCAGACCAACGGCAGAAAGATTTGCAAAAAAATTCTATGAAGAACTGGAAAGTACAGGATACAGAGTAAAAAGAATATATGTTTATGAAACTCCTACCAACTGTGCAATATACGAAAGGCAGGGAGTATAG
- the queE gene encoding putative 7-carboxy-7-deazaguanine synthase QueE, translating to MNYKVVETFVSINGEGKKSGELAVFIRLAGCNLRCSYCDTMWANEADVSFKPMSKEDIYDYIKGTGVENITLTGGEPLIQDGIGELIDFLMEDEDLCIEVETNGSVTIENFRKDHGKRLSFTMDYKGASSQMEDSMLMDNFDTLTEYDTVKFVVGSEQDLFKAKEIIDNFHLTEICNLFFSPIYGDINPEVIVEFMKVNKMNRVRLQIQLHKIIWSPEERGV from the coding sequence ATGAATTATAAAGTTGTGGAGACATTTGTCAGTATAAACGGTGAAGGTAAAAAATCCGGAGAACTGGCTGTATTTATAAGGCTTGCAGGATGCAATCTGAGATGCAGCTACTGTGATACCATGTGGGCAAATGAGGCTGATGTATCTTTCAAACCTATGAGCAAGGAAGATATTTATGATTATATAAAAGGTACAGGAGTGGAGAATATAACCCTAACCGGGGGAGAACCCCTTATTCAAGATGGTATAGGGGAGCTTATTGATTTTCTCATGGAGGATGAAGACCTCTGTATAGAGGTTGAAACAAACGGCAGCGTGACCATAGAGAATTTCAGAAAAGATCACGGAAAAAGATTATCTTTCACCATGGACTATAAGGGAGCTTCAAGCCAAATGGAAGACAGTATGCTCATGGATAATTTTGATACCCTCACAGAATACGACACAGTGAAATTTGTAGTTGGAAGTGAGCAGGATCTTTTTAAGGCCAAAGAAATAATTGATAATTTTCATCTGACAGAGATATGTAATCTGTTTTTTAGTCCAATATATGGAGATATAAACCCAGAAGTCATTGTAGAGTTTATGAAGGTAAATAAAATGAACAGGGTGAGGCTGCAGATACAGCTTCATAAAATCATATGGAGCCCAGAAGAGAGAGGTGTATAA
- the folE gene encoding GTP cyclohydrolase I FolE, whose product MKKIDKKKIEEHIRGILEALGDNPDRPGLIDTPKRVANMYAEIFLGLAYTNDDIAEMYGVTFDEEDIYTEPGSDMVLMKDIDIFSHCEHHLSLMYNMTVAVAYIPKEKVIGLSKIARIADMVSRRPQLQERIGKDIAEIIQKVTQSDDVAVIIKGEHGCMTTRGIKKPGTKTITTTLRGRFKSEEALYSRLMELYRS is encoded by the coding sequence ATGAAAAAAATAGATAAGAAAAAAATAGAGGAACACATAAGGGGAATATTAGAAGCCTTAGGAGACAATCCTGACAGACCAGGACTTATCGACACTCCCAAAAGAGTAGCAAATATGTACGCCGAAATATTTTTGGGTCTTGCCTATACAAATGACGATATAGCAGAGATGTACGGAGTTACTTTTGACGAAGAGGATATTTACACAGAGCCAGGGAGTGATATGGTTCTCATGAAGGATATCGATATTTTCTCTCACTGTGAGCACCATCTTTCACTCATGTACAACATGACTGTAGCTGTGGCATACATCCCAAAGGAAAAGGTAATCGGACTCAGCAAAATAGCCAGAATAGCAGATATGGTTTCCAGAAGGCCTCAGCTTCAGGAAAGAATAGGTAAAGATATAGCAGAGATAATCCAAAAAGTGACCCAAAGCGATGACGTCGCTGTAATCATAAAGGGTGAACATGGTTGCATGACAACCAGAGGAATAAAAAAACCAGGAACCAAAACTATCACTACCACCCTCAGAGGAAGATTTAAATCAGAAGAAGCACTTTATAGCAGACTTATGGAACTTTACAGATCATAG
- the queC gene encoding 7-cyano-7-deazaguanine synthase QueC, which yields MQNIIDKERCVVVFSGGQDSTTLLFWAKKKFKEVIALSFNYGQKHELELQCAQDICKKYDVEHHILDMGLLSQLAPNALTRTDIKVDKDTPKDGLPNTFVDGRNMIFLTFASIFAKQRNINRVITGVSQSDFSGYPDCRDIFIKSINTTLSLAMDYQFVVETPLMWLDKAETWKMADDLRVLDIIKNETLTCYNGIIGNGCGECPACKLRKNGYVEFKKKFK from the coding sequence ATGCAGAATATAATAGATAAAGAGAGATGCGTCGTAGTTTTTAGCGGAGGGCAGGACAGTACTACTCTTCTGTTTTGGGCAAAGAAAAAATTCAAAGAGGTTATAGCCTTATCATTTAATTATGGACAAAAGCATGAACTGGAACTCCAGTGTGCTCAGGACATATGTAAAAAATACGATGTTGAGCACCACATCCTGGATATGGGACTTCTAAGCCAGCTGGCTCCCAATGCACTTACAAGGACAGATATCAAAGTGGACAAGGATACTCCCAAAGACGGACTTCCAAATACATTTGTAGACGGAAGAAATATGATTTTTCTGACTTTTGCCTCTATATTCGCCAAGCAGAGAAATATCAATCGTGTAATTACAGGTGTGTCCCAAAGTGACTTCAGCGGCTATCCAGACTGCAGAGATATCTTTATAAAGTCCATCAACACAACCCTAAGCCTGGCTATGGACTATCAGTTTGTAGTGGAGACGCCTCTTATGTGGCTAGATAAGGCCGAGACATGGAAGATGGCTGATGATCTGAGAGTCCTTGATATAATAAAAAACGAGACCCTCACATGCTACAACGGAATAATCGGAAACGGATGCGGAGAATGTCCTGCCTGTAAACTGAGAAAAAACGGATATGTGGAATTCAAAAAGAAATTCAAATAA
- a CDS encoding carbohydrate kinase produces the protein MNPKIVCIGELLIDFICKDIDSDLIDGEKFEKKAGGAPANVCAAAAKLGQKVGFIGKVGFDSFGKFLERTLIETGVDTRMLYFDREKPTTLAFVSLRKDGERDFIFNRGADENLSFKELDLDKLEEVKIFHFGSATALLGGNLKKTYYELMKYAKSKGAFVSFDPNWRGALFGERKEEFRAESIKCLAQADFAKVSDEEARIISGKENLEEAVDEIHKYGTRTVVVTLGKEGTLLSIDGEKVVVGSIKVKSIDSTGAGDAFIGGVLYRLSMEKNPNKAICDFEKTREIVSFANKVGAITCTKFGAIAALPTLEEVEGI, from the coding sequence ATGAATCCGAAAATAGTATGTATAGGGGAGCTTTTGATAGATTTTATCTGTAAAGATATAGACAGCGACCTTATTGACGGGGAAAAATTTGAAAAAAAAGCAGGGGGGGCTCCTGCCAATGTCTGTGCAGCAGCTGCAAAACTGGGTCAAAAGGTTGGATTTATAGGAAAGGTCGGATTTGACTCCTTCGGAAAGTTCTTGGAGAGAACCCTTATAGAAACTGGAGTTGATACCAGGATGCTTTATTTTGACAGAGAAAAACCTACAACTTTAGCTTTTGTTTCTCTGAGAAAAGACGGGGAAAGAGATTTTATATTCAACAGGGGAGCCGATGAGAATCTTTCTTTTAAAGAACTGGATCTGGATAAACTAGAGGAAGTCAAAATATTTCACTTTGGATCGGCTACAGCACTTTTAGGTGGGAACCTCAAGAAAACCTATTACGAACTCATGAAATATGCAAAATCCAAAGGGGCCTTCGTTTCATTTGACCCAAATTGGAGAGGGGCACTTTTCGGTGAGAGAAAAGAAGAATTCAGAGCCGAAAGCATAAAATGTCTGGCTCAGGCTGATTTTGCAAAGGTTAGTGACGAAGAGGCCAGAATTATAAGCGGTAAAGAAAATCTCGAAGAGGCAGTCGACGAAATTCATAAATACGGGACAAGGACTGTTGTGGTAACTTTGGGGAAGGAGGGAACCCTTCTCAGCATAGACGGAGAAAAAGTAGTTGTGGGAAGTATAAAGGTGAAATCGATAGATTCCACAGGAGCAGGAGATGCTTTTATAGGGGGCGTTCTGTACAGGCTGTCAATGGAAAAAAATCCAAATAAAGCGATCTGTGATTTTGAAAAAACCAGGGAGATAGTGAGCTTTGCCAATAAGGTAGGGGCAATAACATGCACAAAATTTGGAGCAATTGCCGCGCTTCCGACTTTAGAAGAGGTAGAGGGTATTTAG